From Granulicella sp. WH15, the proteins below share one genomic window:
- a CDS encoding TonB-dependent receptor, which translates to MNLHTIIRSIAISAKTLLAVTVLFFSLSLFGQVSTGSLSGIVKDPTGSVLPDATVVLKNLGTGLTRTTTSKSDGSYAVPELPVGAYTVSAAHSGFNTASISGLTISVATNSTLDISLPVGSTTESVLVTDSTQQVDTTSPSLGGFVSPQRIEDLPLNGRNFVDLAFLQPGVDLNTNKGTQGGTVGEWFSSNGMPDRSNLQLLDGASVVSIQGGAGSSILSESLGVDGIQEFRVINGFTGAEYGGVLGAQLILVSKGGTNAFHGDVYDYLRNSALDAKYPILLSTQPKQTFHRNQFGGALGGPIVKGRAFFSTVFEALKASQPIPTSVTTLGPGCIAAAGAVLTNAQCPQLQLPASTPSVTVNAVTASLLPIFRPAGVVYAPGSPNQYNFTFNQPQNEYYGQARVDYIFGEKDTAFARFTTDYATEPVSQGQPYFYYNALSKGNIGTVSETHTFSSRLLNTIGFSYTGIDTQVNCFASVPGDLSILPGQTMGSISIPGVASFGPCSSDTRSRKLVYDIRDDAFYNVGRHSVKFGVLYNRVAPSIGSPQNARGGFTFPSLSSFITGNASTFTLRAFGPTYHPAFTDNEFGFYVQDDFKIWPRLTLNLGLRYEPWTVPVEDHGQTAYVNNIPLVDPAATSFTVGPMLAHNPSLKNFSPRIGLAWDVFGNGKTAFHAGYNRLYDVEPLNGAYNNYSVATPPFSASVVPTFTGQAAATFKLGLPVSALAANAAGTATIPFPTPSTVVSPSAQTIGHNLQQPTADEWLASVQQQLPSHTLLTLAYVGTRGLHLIQNVDINPNQRQIVDGQTYWPVGATRINPHFGSILQNGSTGDSIYHGMQVSVNRDVATTLQLQASYTWSRVIDNGQGVVGIESTATPLQPDNSYDPRRDRSAAAFNVTNNLRLNAIYRLPHTQRFGVVGRQVVNGWWISPILSAQSGLPFSPQVGFNNSRSAINTNLGNERPSYVTPENLAAALALDPQAVVFNRGRVIQHTRAQYFNPHMYTVGPAGFLGNVGRDSLYGPGLLNLDLSVVKDTKLAVLGSSGAIQFRAEFFNIINRENFAEPTETAFSSAGVSPTAGLITSLINPNAQRQIQLALKILF; encoded by the coding sequence ATGAACCTGCATACGATCATTCGCTCGATAGCCATCTCTGCAAAGACTCTGCTTGCTGTGACCGTGCTTTTCTTCTCTCTCTCGCTGTTTGGCCAGGTGTCAACGGGCTCGCTCTCGGGAATCGTCAAAGACCCAACGGGCAGCGTGCTTCCGGACGCAACCGTCGTGCTCAAGAACCTCGGGACCGGCCTGACGCGTACGACAACCAGCAAGAGCGACGGCTCCTATGCGGTTCCTGAGCTTCCCGTGGGAGCTTACACTGTAAGCGCGGCTCACAGCGGCTTTAACACCGCATCCATCTCGGGGTTGACGATCTCGGTTGCAACGAACTCTACCCTGGATATCTCGCTGCCCGTTGGCTCGACTACGGAATCGGTCCTCGTCACAGACAGCACTCAACAGGTTGACACTACGAGCCCTTCGCTTGGCGGCTTTGTCTCGCCGCAACGCATCGAAGATCTTCCCTTGAATGGACGCAACTTTGTCGATCTTGCATTTCTGCAGCCGGGCGTCGATCTCAATACGAATAAGGGAACGCAGGGCGGCACGGTTGGCGAGTGGTTCAGCTCGAACGGAATGCCGGACCGCTCCAATCTACAACTGCTCGATGGTGCGAGCGTCGTCAGTATTCAAGGCGGAGCAGGCTCTTCGATCCTGAGTGAGTCGCTGGGCGTCGATGGTATTCAGGAGTTTCGTGTCATCAATGGATTTACCGGCGCTGAGTATGGCGGGGTATTGGGCGCGCAGCTCATCCTTGTCAGCAAGGGCGGAACGAATGCGTTTCACGGAGATGTGTATGACTACCTCCGCAACAGTGCCCTGGATGCCAAGTATCCTATCCTGCTGTCGACCCAACCGAAGCAGACCTTCCATCGCAATCAGTTTGGCGGCGCGCTGGGTGGTCCTATCGTCAAGGGTCGCGCCTTCTTCTCGACCGTCTTTGAAGCTCTGAAGGCCTCACAGCCGATTCCAACTTCTGTGACGACACTGGGGCCGGGTTGCATCGCCGCGGCTGGCGCTGTGTTGACGAATGCGCAATGCCCTCAGCTGCAACTGCCTGCTTCGACTCCCTCCGTAACCGTCAATGCAGTAACGGCCAGCCTGCTCCCTATCTTTCGTCCTGCAGGCGTCGTCTATGCTCCGGGCAGCCCAAATCAATATAACTTCACCTTCAACCAACCGCAGAATGAGTACTATGGGCAGGCTCGCGTGGACTACATCTTCGGCGAGAAGGATACGGCCTTTGCCCGTTTCACGACCGACTATGCAACTGAGCCTGTCTCGCAGGGTCAGCCCTACTTTTATTACAACGCGCTCAGCAAGGGGAATATCGGCACCGTCTCCGAGACGCATACGTTTTCTTCGCGACTGCTGAATACGATTGGCTTCTCTTATACGGGCATCGACACGCAGGTGAACTGCTTCGCCAGTGTGCCTGGAGACCTGTCCATCTTGCCGGGGCAGACGATGGGATCGATCTCCATTCCGGGTGTGGCCAGTTTTGGGCCGTGCAGCTCGGATACGCGCTCGCGCAAGCTGGTATACGACATCCGCGACGATGCGTTCTATAACGTCGGACGCCACTCGGTGAAGTTCGGTGTGCTCTACAACCGCGTGGCTCCGTCGATCGGCTCTCCGCAGAATGCGCGTGGAGGATTCACCTTTCCCAGCCTCTCCAGCTTTATAACGGGCAATGCCTCAACGTTTACGCTGAGAGCATTCGGGCCAACCTATCATCCCGCATTTACGGATAACGAATTTGGATTTTATGTGCAGGATGACTTCAAGATCTGGCCGCGACTTACGCTGAATTTGGGCCTGCGTTATGAGCCTTGGACTGTTCCCGTGGAAGACCACGGCCAGACCGCTTACGTGAATAACATTCCTCTTGTTGATCCCGCCGCCACTAGCTTCACTGTTGGACCGATGCTGGCTCACAATCCATCGCTCAAGAACTTCAGCCCGCGCATCGGGCTGGCGTGGGATGTCTTCGGCAATGGCAAAACTGCATTCCACGCAGGCTATAACCGTCTCTACGATGTGGAGCCGCTTAACGGCGCTTACAACAACTACTCGGTAGCCACACCGCCCTTCAGCGCCAGCGTCGTGCCTACGTTCACGGGACAGGCCGCTGCGACCTTCAAGCTGGGGTTGCCCGTGAGTGCGCTGGCCGCCAATGCAGCCGGCACTGCGACGATTCCCTTCCCTACTCCGTCCACGGTGGTATCGCCCTCGGCGCAGACGATCGGGCACAACCTGCAGCAACCGACCGCGGATGAGTGGCTGGCATCGGTACAGCAGCAACTGCCGTCGCATACACTCTTGACCCTCGCCTATGTAGGGACGCGCGGGCTGCATCTGATTCAGAACGTCGACATCAATCCGAATCAGCGGCAGATCGTCGATGGTCAGACCTACTGGCCAGTAGGCGCTACCCGCATCAATCCGCACTTTGGTTCGATTCTGCAGAATGGATCTACAGGCGACTCGATCTATCACGGGATGCAGGTGAGCGTGAATCGCGATGTGGCGACTACCTTGCAATTGCAGGCTTCTTATACCTGGTCACGCGTTATCGACAATGGGCAGGGCGTCGTGGGTATTGAGAGCACGGCCACTCCGCTGCAGCCGGATAACTCGTACGATCCCCGGAGAGACCGCAGCGCGGCGGCTTTCAATGTGACGAATAACCTTCGTCTGAATGCAATCTATCGCCTTCCACATACGCAACGGTTTGGAGTTGTCGGCCGTCAGGTGGTGAATGGATGGTGGATCTCGCCGATTCTTTCGGCACAGAGCGGGCTGCCCTTTTCACCGCAGGTCGGATTCAATAACTCGCGCTCCGCCATTAATACGAACCTGGGCAATGAGCGGCCATCTTATGTGACTCCGGAGAACCTGGCAGCTGCGCTGGCGCTCGATCCTCAGGCAGTCGTCTTCAATCGTGGCAGGGTCATTCAACATACGCGCGCGCAGTACTTCAATCCGCACATGTATACGGTTGGCCCGGCGGGCTTTCTCGGCAATGTAGGACGGGATTCGCTCTATGGCCCGGGGCTGTTGAACCTGGATCTCTCGGTGGTGAAAGATACGAAACTCGCGGTGTTGGGTAGCAGCGGCGCGATACAGTTCCGTGCCGAGTTCTTCAACATCATCAATCGTGAAAACTTTGCGGAGCCTACTGAGACCGCGTTCTCTTCGGCCGGGGTCAGTCCTACGGCTGGATTGATTACTTCGCTCATCAATCCTAATGCGCAGCGGCAGATTCAATTGGCGCTCAAGATTTTGTTTTAA
- a CDS encoding ATP-binding cassette domain-containing protein encodes MSGGISFSHVSKSFRVPRTGEVRQILDDFSLEVGAGELVAFVGPSGIGKTTLLHLAANLDQPDGGTVTLDLPPDRSRVGMVFQQPRLLEWRSVEKNIELATEAAGVPREMGQRMLQAVQLAGHAQSYPLSLSGGERQRVALARAFAIQPGVILMDEPFSALDELTGRRLRLQVQELWRDQQPTGLLISHNTLEAAFLADRVVVLGGSPCRIQKIIEVPVPRPRSPDDLVIFECHRQIVEALLAASTEVS; translated from the coding sequence ATGAGCGGAGGCATCTCTTTTTCGCACGTCTCGAAGTCCTTCCGCGTGCCGCGCACCGGAGAGGTACGCCAGATTCTCGATGACTTTTCTCTTGAGGTTGGCGCTGGTGAGTTGGTTGCTTTTGTTGGACCTTCGGGGATCGGCAAGACAACGCTGCTGCATCTGGCGGCCAATCTCGATCAGCCTGATGGCGGCACGGTTACACTCGATCTACCCCCGGATCGCTCGCGGGTCGGCATGGTCTTTCAGCAGCCGCGCCTGCTCGAGTGGCGCTCGGTGGAGAAGAACATCGAGTTGGCAACAGAGGCAGCCGGGGTGCCGCGCGAGATGGGCCAGCGGATGTTGCAGGCAGTCCAGCTTGCGGGACATGCGCAGTCGTACCCCTTGTCGCTCTCTGGCGGTGAGCGCCAGCGTGTGGCCCTGGCGCGCGCCTTTGCGATCCAGCCGGGCGTCATCCTGATGGATGAGCCCTTCAGCGCGCTCGATGAGCTGACAGGCCGACGCCTGCGTCTGCAGGTGCAGGAGCTGTGGCGCGATCAACAGCCCACGGGACTGCTGATCTCGCACAATACGCTCGAGGCAGCCTTTCTCGCGGACCGCGTCGTCGTACTGGGCGGGAGCCCATGCAGGATTCAGAAGATCATTGAAGTGCCTGTTCCCCGTCCCAGGTCGCCGGATGACCTGGTCATCTTTGAGTGTCACCGGCAGATTGTAGAGGCGCTGCTTGCAGCATCCACAGAGGTCTCGTAG
- a CDS encoding ABC transporter permease subunit, with protein MFLLVIAVAWQIMAHRIHSMLVPGLGEIVMEIKRVAITEGAFYQIGLTLERILLGCGLAFVISLIVGIAAGRNRWVEAFFRPGIVLGLTIPGLVWALLCVIWFGVDWKSPVVALALGVAPALTVNMIQGVRSVDYSLIEMTHVFRFPPVARLRHLWLPAMAPFLLSGIRLSFSLAWKVIVLVEIFGMSSGVGYQLNQEFSSQNVAGVLAWTIIFGGVMAAIEYVLIQTFERRITRWRRTANV; from the coding sequence TTGTTCCTGCTTGTCATCGCTGTTGCGTGGCAGATCATGGCGCATCGCATTCACTCCATGCTGGTGCCTGGGCTGGGTGAGATTGTGATGGAGATCAAGCGGGTTGCGATCACCGAGGGAGCGTTCTACCAGATTGGTCTGACATTAGAACGGATACTGCTGGGCTGCGGACTCGCCTTTGTCATTTCGCTTATCGTTGGCATCGCGGCTGGGCGCAATCGCTGGGTGGAGGCTTTCTTCCGCCCCGGCATTGTGCTGGGACTTACCATTCCCGGGCTGGTCTGGGCATTGCTTTGCGTCATCTGGTTCGGAGTCGATTGGAAGTCGCCCGTCGTCGCACTCGCCCTTGGAGTCGCTCCTGCGCTTACGGTGAATATGATTCAGGGCGTGCGCTCTGTCGACTACTCGCTGATCGAGATGACGCACGTATTCCGCTTCCCGCCCGTGGCGCGGCTGCGGCATCTCTGGCTTCCAGCTATGGCTCCGTTTCTGCTGAGCGGCATTCGCCTCAGCTTCTCGCTCGCATGGAAGGTGATCGTACTGGTCGAGATCTTCGGAATGTCGAGTGGCGTTGGGTATCAGTTGAACCAGGAGTTCAGCTCGCAGAACGTCGCCGGGGTTCTGGCCTGGACAATTATCTTCGGCGGTGTGATGGCCGCGATTGAGTACGTGCTGATACAGACATTCGAACGGCGGATCACTCGTTGGCGGAGGACCGCAAACGTATGA
- a CDS encoding ABC transporter substrate-binding protein → MSRIDEVTVTAASRITRRSMLLQSAALLATGMMPLENRLWAQEKTARVEQPNLGTAGAIWRTLIEKEAVKAGVNAQWVGGDPGQSQVQLLAGAIDTGFFGPIGAVETALRGHDVVIFAPGLLNHGSWIVKGNSPFRSVQELKGKRIATQPETTETYRQARLAAGFLGLDFKHDFEFIFGPPTANLTLFERGDVDAVITIEPISTRLIAGGAREIARVRDQWRDGTHDARPLFLGGQGTRREWLDQNRATASKLSKLYLQANEQIRARPALLAEMHQLMGIPATDRAAIELLVKRLPEIYGVEWSPAVATSANHVVDVAVQKGILKGKPSRPICEAV, encoded by the coding sequence ATGTCACGGATCGATGAAGTAACAGTCACGGCTGCTTCGAGAATCACCCGCCGCTCCATGCTGTTGCAGAGCGCGGCGCTGCTGGCTACCGGGATGATGCCGCTGGAAAACAGGCTTTGGGCGCAAGAGAAGACCGCACGCGTGGAGCAGCCGAACCTCGGCACCGCGGGAGCCATCTGGCGCACGCTGATTGAGAAGGAGGCCGTGAAGGCCGGGGTCAACGCGCAGTGGGTGGGCGGAGATCCTGGCCAGTCGCAAGTGCAGTTGCTGGCGGGCGCAATTGATACGGGCTTCTTTGGCCCGATCGGTGCGGTGGAGACCGCGCTGCGTGGGCATGATGTGGTCATCTTTGCGCCGGGCCTGCTGAATCATGGATCGTGGATCGTCAAAGGCAACAGCCCGTTCCGGTCGGTGCAGGAGCTGAAGGGCAAGCGCATTGCGACACAGCCGGAGACGACGGAGACCTATCGCCAGGCGCGTCTGGCCGCGGGTTTTCTGGGGCTGGACTTCAAGCATGACTTCGAGTTCATCTTCGGGCCGCCTACGGCTAACCTGACGCTCTTCGAGCGTGGGGATGTGGACGCGGTCATCACGATTGAGCCTATCTCCACGCGGCTAATCGCGGGTGGCGCGAGAGAGATCGCTCGTGTTCGCGACCAGTGGCGTGATGGAACGCATGATGCCCGGCCGCTCTTTCTGGGCGGGCAAGGAACGAGGCGGGAGTGGCTGGATCAGAATCGCGCGACCGCGAGCAAGCTGTCGAAGCTTTATCTCCAGGCCAATGAGCAGATCCGCGCGCGTCCGGCGCTGCTGGCGGAGATGCACCAGTTGATGGGAATCCCCGCGACCGACCGTGCGGCGATTGAGCTGCTGGTCAAGCGGCTGCCGGAGATCTATGGCGTCGAGTGGTCGCCCGCGGTGGCGACGAGCGCGAATCATGTAGTCGATGTGGCTGTGCAGAAGGGCATACTCAAGGGCAAACCCTCAAGGCCGATCTGTGAAGCGGTTTAG
- a CDS encoding UbiD family decarboxylase, producing MAYRDLREYLARLEEKGLLCHVTAEVDKDWELSAVCRNAFRTISQENRPALMFDRIKGHDIPLVVGILGGSREIYATALDTDVDHVWEVWERGKTPIAPRLVESGPCQEVVLRGEDANLEILPAPIWTVGEDPGPYHSSPFIVTKDPETGVPNLGTYRVQVKGPRRAGIMINPNRHMNHHIDKNEARGNDTEVAIVFGTDPVIGLTSVSPFPYGVDELSAAGGIRGEAVDVVKCLTVDLLVPATAEIVVEGRIRCGAREAEGPFGEYAGYMGTGGNNPLFEVTCITHRRNPIYQAFLSQMPPSESSCIKSLGREMEVRRHLKNNLGLPVQDVYVTESSGAAARVIISMKKTNRFQPLKAMLGVWSLEIAVGKMVIVVDEDIDIRDSFWVEWALSFRMQPAEDIHVQRDTNPITLDPSQPLKDGKPVLPSQQVSSRVGIDATRKHPYPALAVPPKRDLDKVAAQWESYGIVPVKRD from the coding sequence ATGGCGTATCGCGATCTGAGAGAGTACCTTGCGCGGCTTGAGGAGAAGGGCCTGCTGTGCCACGTAACTGCTGAGGTGGATAAGGATTGGGAGCTGAGCGCGGTGTGCCGGAACGCTTTTCGGACGATCTCGCAGGAGAACCGGCCAGCGCTGATGTTCGACCGCATCAAGGGCCATGATATTCCGCTGGTGGTAGGGATTCTGGGTGGGTCGAGAGAGATCTATGCGACCGCGCTCGACACGGACGTGGACCATGTGTGGGAGGTGTGGGAGCGGGGGAAGACTCCGATTGCGCCGCGTCTGGTCGAGTCGGGACCGTGCCAGGAGGTGGTGCTGCGCGGAGAGGATGCGAACCTTGAGATTCTGCCTGCACCGATCTGGACCGTGGGGGAAGATCCGGGGCCGTATCATAGCTCGCCGTTCATTGTGACGAAGGATCCGGAGACGGGGGTGCCGAATCTCGGAACCTACCGGGTGCAGGTGAAGGGACCGCGCCGGGCGGGCATCATGATTAATCCCAATCGGCATATGAATCACCACATCGATAAGAACGAGGCCAGGGGCAATGACACGGAGGTCGCTATCGTCTTCGGCACCGATCCGGTGATTGGGCTGACCTCGGTAAGCCCCTTTCCTTATGGGGTCGATGAGCTGTCGGCGGCGGGCGGGATTCGCGGAGAGGCTGTCGATGTGGTGAAGTGCCTTACGGTGGACCTGCTGGTACCTGCGACTGCGGAGATCGTGGTCGAAGGCAGGATTCGCTGCGGCGCACGTGAGGCCGAAGGGCCGTTTGGAGAGTATGCGGGCTATATGGGCACGGGGGGGAATAATCCGCTCTTTGAGGTGACCTGCATCACGCATCGCCGCAACCCTATCTACCAGGCGTTTCTTAGCCAGATGCCGCCGAGCGAGTCGAGCTGCATCAAGAGCCTGGGACGAGAGATGGAGGTGCGGCGGCACCTGAAGAACAACCTCGGCCTGCCGGTGCAGGACGTTTATGTGACCGAGAGCAGCGGTGCGGCGGCGCGGGTAATTATCTCGATGAAGAAGACCAATCGCTTTCAGCCGTTGAAGGCGATGCTTGGGGTGTGGTCGCTCGAGATCGCGGTGGGCAAGATGGTGATCGTCGTCGATGAGGACATTGATATCCGCGACTCGTTCTGGGTGGAGTGGGCCTTGAGCTTCCGGATGCAGCCTGCGGAGGATATTCATGTCCAACGGGATACGAACCCTATTACGCTCGACCCTTCGCAGCCGTTGAAGGACGGCAAGCCCGTGCTGCCGAGCCAGCAGGTTAGCTCGCGGGTTGGGATCGACGCCACGCGGAAGCATCCGTATCCGGCGCTGGCCGTGCCGCCGAAGCGCGATCTGGACAAGGTGGCCGCGCAGTGGGAGAGCTATGGGATCGTTCCAGTGAAGCGGGACTAG
- a CDS encoding PLP-dependent aspartate aminotransferase family protein produces MSDRPDFQPSTLVIHSNRSYENQSNSILFPIHQTATYIHESVGVTKGYGYSRGANPTVNALEQAIAAVEGTLHALCFRSGMAAITTLCFALLKAGDHVILSDVIYGGTTRLFHQVLKNFDIQYTYADTSDTESVRQAIRPNTRLIFIETPANPTLKLSDIEAISTLAHSYENILVAVDNTFLTPLLQNCLALGADISMLSTTKYIDGHNATIGGSLATHDEVITERLRFVRKIIGTIQAPFDAWLALQGIKTLPARLAIHCDHAAQVATWLEQHPRVVKVYYPGLDSFPQKALAERQQKAFGGMLSFELDATTEQSLRFMEALKLCTCAESLGSVETLITNPATASHCDIPLELRERLGISDRLIRLSVGLEAPKDLIQDFEQAFAAVFGDAR; encoded by the coding sequence TTGTCCGATCGCCCCGATTTCCAGCCGTCTACACTCGTCATCCACTCCAATCGCAGCTACGAGAACCAGTCGAACTCGATTCTCTTTCCCATCCATCAGACCGCGACCTACATTCATGAGAGTGTCGGCGTAACCAAGGGTTACGGCTACTCCCGCGGAGCCAACCCCACCGTCAACGCGCTTGAGCAGGCTATTGCCGCAGTCGAAGGCACGCTGCACGCACTCTGTTTCCGCTCGGGCATGGCCGCTATCACCACGCTCTGTTTTGCCCTGCTCAAGGCAGGCGATCACGTCATTCTCTCCGACGTCATCTACGGCGGCACCACGCGGCTCTTCCACCAGGTCCTCAAGAACTTCGACATCCAGTACACCTACGCCGACACCTCCGATACCGAGTCCGTCCGTCAGGCCATCCGTCCCAACACCCGCCTCATCTTCATCGAGACCCCCGCCAATCCCACGCTCAAGCTCTCCGACATCGAGGCCATCTCGACTCTCGCTCACTCTTACGAGAACATCCTCGTCGCCGTCGATAACACCTTCCTCACGCCCTTGCTGCAAAACTGCCTCGCACTCGGCGCCGACATCTCCATGCTCTCGACGACCAAGTACATCGACGGCCACAACGCCACCATCGGCGGCTCCCTCGCCACGCACGACGAGGTCATCACCGAGCGTCTGCGCTTCGTTCGCAAGATCATCGGCACCATCCAGGCTCCCTTCGACGCATGGCTTGCCCTGCAAGGCATCAAGACCCTGCCCGCCCGCCTGGCCATTCACTGCGACCACGCCGCCCAAGTCGCAACATGGCTGGAGCAGCACCCGCGCGTCGTCAAGGTCTACTACCCCGGTCTCGACTCCTTCCCGCAAAAGGCCCTCGCCGAGCGCCAACAGAAGGCCTTCGGCGGAATGCTCTCCTTCGAGCTCGACGCCACCACCGAGCAGTCCTTGCGCTTCATGGAGGCGCTCAAGCTCTGTACCTGCGCCGAAAGCCTCGGCAGCGTTGAGACCCTGATCACCAACCCCGCCACCGCCTCCCACTGCGACATCCCCCTCGAGCTGCGCGAGCGCCTCGGTATCTCCGACCGCCTCATCCGTCTCTCCGTCGGACTCGAAGCCCCGAAGGATCTCATCCAGGACTTCGAGCAGGCCTTCGCCGCCGTATTCGGAGACGCCCGATGA
- a CDS encoding PLP-dependent aspartate aminotransferase family protein translates to MKFATRLVDYDVSPKDPHRPMSTPIYQTATFEQEHADSFGEFDYSRSGNPTRKVLEDQLAALENGTRGFCFSSGMAAISAMTHLLQSGDEILADWDLYGGATRLFAKVLSRSGITIRYVDASTPEKLAEQITPATRILYVESPTNPLLRIIDLAAVANIAHQHGLLFCVDNSAMSPYLQNPLDLGADLVIHSATKFLSGHSDVTGGAIVVKDPALAEKIYFLQNAEGTALGPFDCFLVLRGLKTLKLRLDAQQRSAQTVAEFLSCHPQVSAVHYPGLPSHPLYAVHQRQARGAGAVLSFTVPSFEQAKHIAENTSLFRIAVSFGSVHSTISLPARMSHASTPAELKFSRAIPDSLIRLSLGIEDTDDLIEDLTRTLRLGSPDA, encoded by the coding sequence ATGAAGTTCGCCACGCGCCTCGTCGACTACGACGTAAGCCCCAAAGATCCTCATCGTCCGATGAGCACGCCCATCTATCAGACCGCGACCTTCGAGCAGGAGCACGCCGACAGCTTCGGCGAGTTCGACTACTCACGCAGCGGCAACCCCACTCGCAAGGTCCTCGAAGACCAGCTCGCAGCGCTTGAAAACGGCACTCGCGGCTTCTGCTTCTCGAGCGGCATGGCGGCCATCTCCGCCATGACCCACCTGCTCCAATCCGGCGACGAGATCCTGGCCGACTGGGATCTCTACGGCGGAGCCACGCGCCTCTTCGCCAAGGTCCTCAGCCGCTCCGGCATCACCATCCGTTACGTCGATGCGTCCACGCCGGAGAAGCTCGCCGAGCAGATCACCCCCGCCACCCGCATCCTCTACGTCGAGTCGCCGACCAACCCGCTGCTACGCATCATCGACCTCGCAGCCGTAGCAAACATTGCCCACCAACACGGCCTCCTCTTCTGCGTGGACAACAGCGCCATGTCTCCGTACTTGCAAAACCCACTCGACCTCGGCGCGGACCTCGTCATCCACTCGGCAACCAAGTTCCTCTCCGGCCACAGCGACGTCACCGGCGGCGCGATCGTCGTCAAAGACCCGGCCCTCGCGGAGAAGATTTACTTCCTGCAAAACGCCGAAGGCACTGCACTCGGCCCCTTCGACTGCTTCCTCGTCCTGCGCGGCCTCAAGACCCTGAAGCTCCGCCTGGACGCACAACAGCGCAGTGCCCAGACCGTCGCGGAGTTCCTCTCCTGCCATCCTCAGGTCTCCGCCGTCCACTACCCAGGCCTGCCCAGCCATCCTCTTTACGCAGTACACCAACGTCAAGCCCGAGGCGCAGGAGCAGTCCTCAGCTTCACCGTCCCCTCTTTTGAGCAGGCTAAACACATCGCCGAAAACACATCGCTCTTTCGCATCGCCGTCAGCTTCGGCAGCGTTCACTCGACGATCAGCCTGCCCGCCCGCATGTCCCACGCCAGCACACCGGCCGAGCTGAAGTTCTCCCGCGCAATCCCCGACTCCCTCATCCGCCTCTCGCTCGGCATCGAAGATACCGACGACCTGATCGAAGACCTAACCAGAACGCTTCGGCTCGGCTCCCCAGACGCATGA
- a CDS encoding fused MFS/spermidine synthase: protein MSASPYREPPKITLFRRLRAAWSRLATRGRFRDPAADFQISKDRVTSYSSKQPGNIQAGPYVYEVGDLVSLHMVGDSVMDVHSIMSRNSPERLMLSYTEIMMGFLRFTAAPRSIGLIGLGGGSLVKYCYHHLPACRITVAEISPEVISLRRSFYIPDDDERLKVRLMDGAEMVKAGTGIYDVLMIDAFDEGGYPPHFGARKFYRNCHRALSADGVLVVNLCGFDWRTWLWRMNSVFEGHTVLYQCPDGNNVIAFATKKKLPDWAKESL, encoded by the coding sequence ATGAGCGCATCGCCATACAGAGAGCCACCGAAGATCACTCTCTTCCGGCGACTGCGGGCAGCTTGGAGCCGGTTAGCTACAAGGGGCCGATTCCGCGATCCTGCGGCTGACTTCCAGATATCCAAAGATCGCGTCACGTCTTACTCCAGCAAACAGCCCGGCAACATACAGGCCGGACCTTATGTTTATGAGGTTGGAGATCTTGTCTCCCTCCACATGGTCGGCGATTCGGTGATGGACGTTCACAGCATCATGAGCCGCAACTCTCCCGAGCGTCTGATGCTCAGTTACACCGAGATCATGATGGGCTTCCTGCGCTTCACCGCCGCTCCACGCAGCATCGGCCTGATTGGCCTCGGAGGCGGCTCGCTGGTGAAGTACTGCTACCATCACCTGCCGGCGTGCCGCATCACGGTTGCGGAGATCAGCCCTGAGGTCATCTCTCTCCGCAGATCGTTTTACATCCCCGATGACGACGAGCGGCTGAAAGTGCGGCTGATGGATGGGGCCGAGATGGTCAAAGCGGGCACGGGCATCTACGACGTATTGATGATCGACGCCTTCGATGAAGGCGGCTATCCTCCTCACTTCGGGGCGCGCAAATTTTACAGAAACTGCCATCGAGCACTCTCCGCCGATGGAGTTCTGGTTGTGAACCTCTGCGGCTTCGACTGGAGAACCTGGCTCTGGCGGATGAACAGCGTGTTCGAGGGGCACACGGTCCTGTATCAGTGCCCTGATGGCAACAATGTCATTGCCTTCGCAACGAAGAAGAAGTTGCCCGACTGGGCCAAAGAGAGCCTCTAG